In the genome of Dermatobacter hominis, the window ACCCGAGGCCCTGACCATGGGTGTCGAGGAGGAGTTCTTCATCGTCGACGCCGCGTCGAGCGAGCTCGCGCCGCGCTCGGACTCGCTCGTCGTCGCCGCGCGCGACGAGCTCGGTCGCGCCGTCACACGTGAGCTGAACCGCTGCCAGGTGGAGACCGCGTCGGCGGTCTGCCGCACGACCGACGAGCTGCACGACGACCTCGTGGCGCTCCGACGTGGGGTCCAGGCGGCTGCGGCACCGCTGGGCCTCGCCGTGGCCGCCGTCGCCACGCACCCCTTCTCCTCGTGGGAGGACCAGGAGGTCGCCGGTGACGACCGGTACCAGCGGCTGGAGGACCGCTACCAGGTGCTCGCCCGCCAGCAGGTGATCTGCGGCTGCCACGTGCACGTCGGCGTGCCCGACGCCGACGTGGCGATCGAGGTGATGAACCGGTCCCGCGGCTGGCTCCCCGCGCTCCTCGCGCTGTCGGCGAACTCCCCGTACTGGCACGGCGTCGACACCGGCTTCGACAGCTACCGGACCGAGGTCTGGACCCGGTGGCCCACGGCCGGGGTGCCGCCGAGCTTCGAGGGCCGGGAGGACTACGACGCCCGGGTCGAGGAGCTCCGGGCCACCGGGGCGATCGACGACGCGACCCATGTGTACTGGCACGTCCGCCCCTCGGAGCGCTGGCCGACCGTCGAGTTCCGCGTCTGCGACGTGTGCCTCCACGTCGAGGACGCCGTCGCCGTGGCCGCGCTCACCCGGGCCCTCGTGTGGACGGCGCGAGAGGAGGCCCGGCGCGGGGACGCCGTCTCGCAACGGAGCCACGAGGCGCTCGACGCCGCGGTGTGGCGGGCCGCCCGGTACGGCTTGGGGGACGAGCTCGTCGACGCCGAGGACGAGCGGCTACGGCCCGCTGCGGAGGTCGTGCAGCAGCTGGTCGACCACGTCGCCGACGGCCTGCGTGCCCACGGCGACCTGGAGCACGTGCAGGACCGCGTCGGCCACATCCTCCGCCAGGGCAACGGCGCCGAGGAGCAGCGCGAGCTGGTGGCCTCGGCGGGCGAGGACCCGCGCGCCGTCGTCGGGGAGCTGGTGGCTCGCACCACGTCGGCGTCGACCTGCCGCTGAGGAGCGGGGAGGGGGTCGCCGACCGCCGTTGCGCCGCACCACGGAAGAGGGGGTGACCGATCAGAGCGGGCTCGGATCGGTCGGCGACCCGGGGCCGGAGGGAGGAGGGCTGCGATCCCCCGCCTCCGGCCTTGTCGCACTCGGCTACCCGGACCGCGCGTCCCCAGAACGAGGGACGTCCGATCGTCCAGCGGCGCCCGTCGGCTCAGATCCGGGTCGAGATCGTCGGGACCGTGATGTCGATCGGCGGGAGGCTGAACGGCGGCAGCGTCGTGCCGGAGCCGGTGACGATGAGCTTGGCCGTCGGGATCGAGATCGTCGGCTGGGTGAGCGTCAGCGTGCGCTCGCCGGCATCGAACACGGCCGACTGGACCGAGGCGGTCGCCTCGATCTCGACGGCGACCGACAGCGAGCCGACCGGGTTGCCGAAGCACTCCAGCGCCACCGAACCGAGCTGGATCGTCGAGTGCGGCACCACGATCTTCGCGTCGGGGACGGTGATCGTGCCGTCGACCTGGTCCACCACGCCCTCGCCGGCGGTGAGCGTCGCGCCGTCGAGGCGGATCTCGGGGCTGTCGACGGTGACGGTGCACGTGCCGAGGTTCGCCACGGGGAACGTCTCGCTCAGGTGCTGCGGCGGCAGGGACAGGTCCAGGTCGTACGTGCCGCCGGGGAAGACCGGGGCGCCCGGCTGGGGGCTGCACGCGGCGAGCACGCCGAGCATGATCACGACCGCCATCGCGGCTGCGGTTCGCGTACGTCGGGTCCTGACCACCGTGCACCTCGCTCTCGGGCGCCCGGGTGGCGCCGCCACGAGCACATACGGCGGGCGCCGTCGGCGACTTGAACGTTGTGGGCCGATCGGCCCCCGGGGGCTGTCGGGTCCCCCTCCGTCGCCCGGGCCGGCCGCCTCCCCGTCAGGCCGGGACGCGGCGGGCCGACGAGGGCGCCGGGCCGGCCCCGCCGACGTGGCGAAGGCCCTCGACCAGGGTCCGGGTGACCGGTGCCTGCAGCTGCGAGCCGGCGTCCAGGAGCGCCGCGCCGACGATCTCCCTGAGCCGGCGTCCGTCCATGACGTCGGAACCGAGCACCTCGACGACGTCGGGCCCCGGCTCGAGCACCACCGTGGGGATGCCCCGCGCCCGGAGGAGGTCGAGCTCTCGCCGGAGCTTCGAACCGGCGTACCGGCGGGACCAGGCGTCCAGGCCGATCGCGGACGTCGACCGACCCGACATGGGCGAGGACACGATGACGAGGTCGAGGTCCTCGCCGGCCACGACGCCGGCGTTGGTCGGCGAGTGCACGCCGCCGTCGAGATAGGACGAACCGCCGATCTCCACCTTCGTGAAGTACGCCGGTACCGCGCACGAGGCCGCCACGGCCTCGGCGAAGGGCGCCTCGGCATCCCGCCCGAACACCACGCGTCGCAAGTCGCGCTGACGGACCGCGCACGCCCAGGTCGGCAGCGCCGGCCAGTCGCCGTCGAGCGCCTCCCACAGCTCGCGGTGGTGGTGCGCCCCGTCGAGCGCTCCGTCCGCGAGCAGTCCCATGAACGTCGAGATCGGATCGATGCGGTGCGGCCGGCGCAGCGTGGCGGCGACGAGCGCCGGGCTGGGCAGCCTCGGGAGGCGCAGCAGGTGGCGGAGGCCGAAAGGCGGCATCTCCGGTTGCGTCACGAGGCAGTGGCTGAGGTGGGCGTGGGAGCCGGCGGGCTCGATGCCGACGGCGCGGGCGGCGAGGTCGGTCGGTGCCACGCCTCGGCGCAGCAGGCCGGCCACGACGGCGCCGGCTGACGTCCCGACCACGAGCTGTGCGTCGCGGGGATCCCAGCCGAGGTCGATCTCGAGCGCGCTCAGCGCACCGGCGTGGTAGGCGAGGCCGGTCACCCCGCCCCCGCCGAGCACCAGCCCGACCCGGAGGCGTGTGGCCATCAGGCGGCCGGCCCGTGCGGCGAGCGCTCGTCGTGGGCGTCCGGTACGGCACCGGGGTGGTCGCTCGTCGGCGCCGTCAGCCGCTCGTCGACCACCGCGCCCTCGCCGCGGACCGCCCACACCGACGCTGCGGGACCGGAGCCGAGCAGCTCGAGGAGCGCCGCCTCGTCGCCGAGGGCGTTCGCCGGGACCGACAGGACGGATGTCCGCGGGGCGTCGCGTCCCGAGCCCGAGAGCTCCGGCCCACGGGCGAGCCCGTACACGACGCCGACGGCCGCGCCGCCGAGGCCCCCGCAGATGCCCACGACGGCGGCGCTCCCGAGTCGCGGGAGGTCGCCGAGCGTGGTGAACAGGCCGAGGAGGAAGAAGGGCACGAACCCGACAGAGAAGCCGACCGCCGACCAGAACCAGCCCGAGAGCGCGTGCTGGTCGGCGCGGCCGATCGCGAGCGGGAGGCCGACCGACGCGTGCCGGGCCTCGCGGCGCTGCTCGCCGCGCCCGACCACGGCGAGGTCGTGCACGGCGTCGACGCTGACCTCGTCCACGGCCACGCCGCGGTCGGCCAGGCGATCCGCCATGACGCGCGCCGAGTCCTCGCCGCCGTAGGACGCCACCAACCGTCGCCGGTCCTGGTCGGGATCCATCTGTGCACCTTCCTGGGTCGTGCGCCGCTCGTGTCGGTCCCCGCCTACCCCGCGCCGGGCCGTCCACAACCTGCGAGGACCCCGATCCCCCGGCCGGGCGATGCTGGGGGTGGGTGCGTCGCGATGACAGAGATCAGCGCCCGCTACCTGGACGGCCGTCCCGACCGCCTGCGCGCCGTCAGCGGCGAGGGCGTGCTCTTCGCCCGCACGTGACGGGCGCCACGCACCCGCTCGGCGCCGGGTTCGCCGCCCGGATGGCTGGCCTCGACGGTGGGTAGGCACGGTACGTGCACGGCCCGGAGCTCTCGACCGTCGGCGGCCTGATCCCGGATCGGGGGGCGAGCCCCGAGGTCGCGGCTGCGCTCGCGTCCGTCGAGTGGGGCAGCACCGAGCTCGGCGAGCCGGCGGAGTGGCCGCCGGCCCTGCGCAACATCGTCGACGTCGTCCTCGGGTCTCGCTTCTCGATGTGGATGGGGTGGGGCCCCGAGCTGCGCTTCTTCTACAACGACGCGTACGGGCGCGACACGCTCGGCGTGAAGCACCCGTGGGCGCTCGGCAAGCGTGCGTCGGAGGTGTGGGCCGAGATCTGGGACGACATCGGCCCGCGACTCGACCACGTCCTGCGCACCGGCGACGCCACGTGGGACGAGGACCTCCTGCTGTTCCTCGAGCGCAGCGGCTTCCGCGAGGAGACGTACCACACGTTCTCCTACAGCCCACTGGTCGACGACGCCGACGTCGTCGGCGTCCTCTGCGTGGTGAGCGAGGAGACCGAGCGCGTCATCGGGACCCGACGGCTGGGGACCCTGCGGCGGCTGGCCAGCGACATCGCCGGGGCCACCGGCGCCGAGCAGGCCGCCGCAGTGCTCGACGTCGTGCTCGCGGAGAACCGAGCCGACCTGCCGTTCGCGCTGACCTACCTCTACGGCCCGGAGGACCCGACGGTCGCCGAGCTGCTCTCGGCCGGCGGGCACGAGCCGGACGGTGCGTTCGCGCCGGGACGGCTGAACGAGGACGGGCTCTGGCCGATCGGGCGGGCGGCGTCCGGACTGGTCGTGGTGGACGTGGACGACGTCGCCGGCGGGATGGAGCTGCCCACCGGCGACTGGGACGTCCCGCCGCGCCAGGTCGCGCTCGCCCCGATCTCGGAGCCGGGCTCGGACCGCCCGGCCGGCGTGCTCGTCGCCGGGCTCAACCCCCTCCGGCCGTTCGACGGCCCCTACCGGGACTGGGTGCAGCTGGTCGCAGGCCAGATCGCCGCGGCGGTCTCCAACCTCCGGGCGTTCGAGGCGGAGCGCCGACGGGCCGAGGCCCTGGCGGAGCTCGACCGGGCCAAGACGGCGTTCTTCACCAACATCAGCCACGAGTTCAGGACGCCCCTGACGCTCCTGCTCGGTCCGCTCGAGGAGCTCGCGTCGACACATCGCGACCAGCTCGCGCCGGACGTCGGCGATCGGCTGGAGCTCGCCCACCGCAACGCGCTCCGCCTGCTGAAGCTCGTCAACGCGCTGCTGGACTTCGCGCGACTCGAGTCCGGCCGCCTCGAACCCGACCTGCGCCCCACCGACCTGGCCGCCCGCACCACCGAGATCGCCGGGATGTTCCGCTCGGCGATCGAGGCGGGGGGACTGGACCTGCGGGTGGACTGCACCGCGATCGAGGGCGAGGTCCTCGTCGACGTCGACATGTGGGAGCTCATCCTCACGAACCTGCTGTCCAACGCGTTCAAGCACACGATGGACGGAGAGATCGCGGTGACCCTCCGGGCGACCGGCGATCGGGTCCTCCTCGACGTCGAGGACACCGGCGTGGGCATCCCGGCCGAGGAGATCCCGCAGCTCTTCGGCCGCTTCCACCGGGTGGTGGGCGCGGCCAGCCGGAGCCACGAGGGCAGCGGCATCGGCCTGTCGCTCGTGCGCGAGCTGATCGACCTCCACGACGGCGACGTGACCGTGACGAGCCGACCGGGCATCGGGACGACGTTCACGGTCTCGATGCCGCTCCTGCGGCCCGACCCCCGCTCCCCCGCGCCGGTGCCGCCCGGCACCCGCCGGTCCCGGTCGGTCGACGCGCACCTCGCCGAGGTGCGGCAGTGGGCCGTCGGCCACGAGCCGCCGGTGCCGGGTGCGCCGGCGACGACGCCCGGGGACCGGCGCCGGGTGCTGGTGGTGGACGACAACGCCGACATGCGCTCGTACGTCACGCGGCTGCTCGGCGAGCGCTACGAGGTCACGACCGCGGTCGACGGCGCCGAGGCGCTGGCGAGCATCGAGCGCGACCGACCCGACCTCGTGCTGTCGGACGTGATGATGCCGGGCATCGACGGGCTCGAGCTGGTGCGCCGCGTCCGGGCGATGCCGGACGGGCGCGATCTCCCGATGATCCTGCTCACCGCGCGCGCCGGCCCCGAGTCGTCGGGCGAGGGGCTGGACGTCGGTGCGGACGACTACCTGGTCAAGCCGTTCTCCGCCGACGACCTCGTGGCCCGGGTCTCGGCCCGCCTCGACACGGCGTCCGAGCGTCGCCGCACCAGTGCGCTGCAGGAGCTCGCCGTCGCGCTCCGGGACGTGACCGCGGAGGACGACGTCGTCTCGGCGGTGCAGGTCTGCACGCGCTCGCTCCTCGGGGCCGACCGGGTCGCGATCGCGGTGGTCGACGGCGACATGCTCCGGTGCCACCTCCCCGACTCCGCGCCGGTGGAGATCGCGCAGCGGTACCACCTCATCGACCGCCACTCCGCCGCCCCGCTCGCGGTGTCGGCGCGGGACGCGACGACCATCGCGGTCGGATCGGCGGGTGAGCTCGCCCGTTCGTTCCCGGAGTCGGCCGAGGACCACGAGACGGCGGGCGCCGCCGCCACCGTCGTCGTCCCGCTCCTGCGCGCCGGCGCGGACCCGCTCGGCGCGATCTCGGTCTCGTGGTCGGGCGACCACGCCGTCGACGAGGCGGTGCAGGCCCGCGTCCGGTCCGTCGCGGCCGTCGTCGCGGGCAGCATCGAGCAGCTCCGCATCCGGCGTCGGGAACGGCAGATCGCCGAGGAGATCCAGGGCCGGCTGCTCGACGTCGACATCGGCTCGTCCGTCGGCGTCGTGACCGCCCGCTACGAGCCTGCCGACGAGTCGATGGTCGTCGGCGGCGACTGGTACGACGCGGTCGCGCTGGGCCCCGGCCGCCTCGGGCTCGCGGTCGGCGACTCGGTGGGCCACGGGCTCCCCGCCGCCCTGGTGATGGGCCAGCTGCGCAGCGCCCTCGGGGCGGCCGCCGTGGCGTTCGACGACCCCGCCGACGTGATCGACATGGTGGACGCCTTCGCCGAACGCCTCGACGGCGCCGACTGCACGACCGCCCTCTACGGCGTCGTGGAGGGGACCTCCGAGGGCTCACGACTGACGTGGTCGTGCGCGGGGCACCTCCCGCCGCTGGTGTGCACGGACGGCCGGGCCGACGTGCTGTGGGGCGGTCGCCGCAAGCCGCTCGGGATCGGCGGCACGCGCGGCGCGACCGAGCGCCGGGACCTGCCGCCGGCCTCGCTCGTCCTGCTCTACACCGACGGCCTGGTGGAGCAGCCGGGCGAGCCGCTCGACGCCTCGATCGAGGAGCTCCGGCGGTCGCTCGAGTCCATCGACCACCTGACCGCCGCCGAGCTCTGCGAGGCGCTGCTCACCCGCACCCGCCCCGGTGCCGGGACCGACGACGACGTCGCGCTCGTCGCCCTGCGGACCACCGGGCGGACACCGACCCGGTTCGTCGACGCCTTCACCGCCGAGGCGGCGTCGGTGCCCGACGCCCGCCAGCGACTCCGCGACTGGATCGACGGCCTCGACGGGAACGTCCCCGACGTCGACGACGTGCTGCTCGCGGTCGGCGAGGCGGTCGCCAACGCGGCGGAGCACGGATCGTCCTACGAGGCCGGCAGGGTCGTCGGCGTCGAGGCGGTCCGGACGGCGTCGGGGCTGCGCGTGGCGGTCACCGACAGCGGGCGCTGGGAGCGCGATGCCGCGCACAGCACGCAGCTCGGCCGAGGACGCGGCATGCGGATCATGGAGCGACTGGCCGACGAGCTGTCCGTGACGCGGTCCCGCCTCGGGACCGCGGTCGTCATGGCCTTCGCCGCCCCGCCCGGCGCCTGACGGACCGTCGACGGATCAGGCGCCGTCCTCGAGGAGCTCCTCGAGGTCGGTGAGGGTGAGGACGGTGCGCACGACCTTGGACGCGCCGACCACGCGCACGCCGACCCCGCGGTCCTCGCCCGCCCGCCGTGCGTCGACCAGCGCCCGGACCCCTTCGGAGCCCATGAACGTGATCGCCGCCAGATCGATGTCGACCCGGCCGTTCCCGTCGGCGAGCGCATCGGTCAGCGCGGTGCGGAAGTCGTCCACCGTGCTGATGTCGATCTCGCCCACGGCCGAGACGCGGCAGATCCCGTCGCCCGGCTCCGACGACAGTTCGAGAAGTCGCCCGTCCACGACGGGAAGACTACGTCGTCGCGACACGACGTCGGCGGGCGGCGTCGCGTCGCGAGCACGGGCGGTCAGCCGCCGCCGACCGACTGCCAGAGGCCCATGAGGTTGCCCTCGCTGTCGGTGAAGTACGCCGCGATGCCCATCTCGCCGACCTTCTCCGGCTCGCGGACGGTCGCTCCGCCGTGCTCGGCCACCGCGGCCAGCGCGGCTTCGATGTCGTCGACGTCGATCGTGATGATCGGCTTGTCGACCGCGGCGTCCCGCTGGAACATGCCGCCCCCGATGTAGCCCGGTTCGGCGGGCATGCCGGTGTCCGCCGACGGGCCGGTCTGCACGAAGTTGTACTCGAACTCGGGGACCGGCTGGATCTGCCAGCCGAACACCTCGCCGTAGAACGCCCGGGCCCGGTCGCCGTCATCGTACGGCACCTCGAAGTGCACCACCTGTCCGGTCATGGCCGTCTCCTCGCGTCGTCGCACGTGGGAGGGACCGACCGCCGGACCCCCCGCCGCGCTGTCGTCGTCCGGACCGTACCCCGCCGCCGCCGTGCTGTCGTCCGCGGGCCGGCGGACACGGAGCGGTCGATCGGGGAGAATCCTCCCGTGCCGGGCGGCGAGCGACGCGATCACGATGCGGGGGTGCGTGCTGCCCCGGACCGGACCGCCGACGTCGGCGCCGTGCGGGACATGTCCGCGTCCCTGCGCCGCGGCTACGCCCGCTACCAGGTGGCGATCGCCACCACCGCGGTGGCGCGCCGCGTCCTCGACCGCGACGCCGAGCGGTCGCCCTGGCGGGACGCGGCGATTGCCGCCATCGCCGCCGGCGCGGCCGGGTCGGTCGTCTCGGCGCGGCTCCGACCCGCCGACGACGAGGTCACGGCCTGGTGGGACGCGCTCGCATCGGCCGGTGCGTCCGCCTCGGGTCTCGTCGCCGCACCGGTCGCCACCACGCCGGGCGCCTGGCCGGCGGCGAGCCGCGAGGCATCGGCCATGGCCCAGTGGGCGAGCGCCGGTGCGAGCCTCCTCGGCGGCGACGGGCCGGGCCGGGCGGCACGGCTGGCCGCGATCGCCGCGCCGTACGTTCTGTGGCCACGGGGACGGCGGTCGCTCCGCCGGTCGCGCCGCCTGTACGAGGCCGCCGCCGCCCTCGCTGTCTTCGGGATCTCGGGTCGGACGATCGTGGGCATCCTGCGCTCCACCGCGGCCGCCGTCGACCAGCGGTCGGAGCAGGTCGTCGCCGAGCGGGCCGAGGTGGCCACGCTCGAGGAGCAGGCCCGCGTGCGGGAGGTCGTCATCGCCGAGACCGCGGCCCGGCTGCGGTCGGTGCGGAGGGACCTCACGACCGACCGGCCCGCGGCCGAGGCGCGGGCTCGGGCGGAGGAGCGACGGCTCCGCAGCTGGCTGACGGAGGAGGGTTCGGGCGATCCGGCGCTGGCGACCGCCACGGCGGGGCCCGCCACGGACGCGGCGGACGCGGCGCGGCGGATCGCCCGCTTCGGCACCATCGCCGAGTCGGTCCTGCGGTCCGGCGCGGCAGCGCAGCTCGTGGTCGAGGCCGCGACCGCTCGCCGCCCGATGTCGGCCCGCCTGCTGGCGGCGGCCGGCGTCGGCCACGCCGCCTGGTCGTGCTGGCGCCTGCTCGGCAGCCGCAGCCGCGGTCCGGTCGTCGCCGCCGACCTCGGTGTGCTCGGCCTGTGCGGGGCGCTGGAGGTCGTCGAGTCCCGCCGGGGCTGGGAGCCCGGCTGGACCCGCGGCTACTCCGAGGCCCTGTTCGCCGCGACCGGCTGCGTGCCCGACGACCGACGGCTGGGCAGGGCTGCGGTGGTCGGGGTGGCCGCCGTGAGCGGGGCCGCCACGCTGGCGCTGCCCGCCGACGGGCCGCCCCGAGCGCTGGCGGCGGCCGAGCGGTCGGCCTCGGCCGCGATGAGCGCCGCGCTCGGCCACTGGTTCGCGCGGCTGGTCACCGAGCTGGGCGGGCGGATGACCACCGCGACCGAGCAGCTCGCCGCGGTCCGCTCGGCCGCCGCAGCCGAGCAGATCCGGCGCGACGCGCAGTACCTGCTGCACGACTCGGCGCTGCAGGTGCTGCTGTGGGTGCAGAAGCCAGACCTGTCCGACGAGCAGCTGCTGGCCTGGCTGGACCGCGAGGTCGACCACCTGGAACGGGCCGCTGCCGGCTCGATCGAGGCGCCGGGTCTGGCGACGGGCCTGGACGAGCTCGTTCGCGGGTTCCGCCTGCTCGGGCTGACGGCGGTCGCCTCCCTCGACGGCGACGTCGCACCGGTCTCGACCGCGGTCGGCGCCGCCGCCCTCGACGTGTGCAACGAGGGTCTGGCCAACGTCCTGCGGCACTCGTCGGACCGGTCGCCGGTCGTCCGCCTCGCCGCTGCGGGCGACGAGCTGACGGTCGTCGTCACGAACCGCGTCGACGAGCCGGTCCTCGACGTCGTCGCGGGCACCGGGACGCGGGCGATGACCGACCGCGCCCGGGCGGTGGGCGGCACGCTCGAGGTCGGTCCGGTCCCTGATGGGTTCCGGGTCGTGGCCCGCTTCCCGTTGCCGGCGGGCGACCCGACCTACTGACCCGACGGGTCGCCGTAGCCGTTGCGACGGGCCCAGTCCCGGAGGCCGGCCCGGCTCCGGTCCGACCCCTCCAGGCCGATCTTCCAGTAGAGGTCGGCGATCAGGTTGTCGACGGTCTTCGGCGACAGCCCGAGGTGGTCGGCCAGGTCGCGGCTGTGGGACCGGTCGATCAGGGCCGCCAGCAGGCGCTCGTCGCGCGGGCTGAGCGGCGTGCTGGTCGGCTCGGCCTCGGTGCCCACGAGCACCCGCTCGCCCCGGCTGACCGCGTGGACGGTGTCGAGCACGCGTTGGGTCGACACCGACTTGCTCACGAAGCCGCTGGCGCCGTGCTCGATGCACGTCGTCGCGACCCGGGCGGAGCTGTTCGCCGAGAAGACGAGCACCGGAGGGCCCCACTCGGCCACGGTCAGCACGGCGTCGAAGCCGGCCACGCCGGGCAGGTTGAGGTCGAGCACCACCGCGTCGACGAGCGAACCGGCCGAGCGCAGCGGCTTCGGCACGGACTCGACCGACGTGAAGCCGCCGATCAGCTCCAGGTCGCCGCGCTCGCGCGCGGCCCGGTCGAGCGCCTCGACGATCGTCGGGTGGTCATCGATCGTGATGAACCTCACCGTGCCGTCGCCGCCCACGTCCACCTCCCCGCCCGCCGGTCCCGATGCGGGACCTCACCAGGCTAGGGGCGCGGACCGCCGGTCGCGGCGTGAGGTTTCTCACCTCGCGCCGGGGAATCGCCCCTCAGCGGGCCACCGGTCAGTGGGGGTGGCCGTGGTCGTCGGCCGGGACCTCGCAGTCCTCGCACTCCGGTTGCAAGGTCGCGTGGCCGATGCCGAACCGGTCCTCGAGGGTCGTGGCCGCTGCGGTCGCCACGCCCTGTGCCTCGTGAAGGCTCACGCCGTGGTCGAAGCGGAGGTGCGCCGTGAGCGCCGGGGTCTCGGAGTCGAGCGACCACACGTGCACGTGGTGCACCCCGACCACGCCGGGCAGGCCCGACAGCGTGCTCGTCACGTCGTCGAGGTCGATGCCCTTCGGCACCGCCTCGAGCAGCACGGTCACCGAGTCGCGCAGGACGCCGAGCACCGCGACGATCACGAGGAGCGAGATGAGGATCGACGCGAGCGGGTCCGCCCACTCGGCGCCGAACACGCCGACGCCGATCGCCGCGACGACCACGCCGAGCGATCCCAACGCGTCGCCCGCGAGGTGCCAGAAGGCGGCGCGGATGTTGAGCGAGCGGCCGCTGCGCGACAGGAGCCAGGCGCTGGCGCCGTTGACCGCGATGCCCACGACGCCCACCACGAACAAGGGGGTCGCCTCGATCTCGGGCGGGTCGCCGAACCGGCCGATCGCCTCGACCACCACCCACGCCGTGATCGCGAGCAGCACCGCCCCGTTCAGCAGCGCGGCGAGCACCTCGGCACGGGCGTAGCCGTAGGTCCGTCGCGGCGTCGGCGGCCGGGCGAGGAGCACCTGCCCGATCAACGCGATGACGAGCGCGACCACGTCCGACGCGTTGTGGAGCGAATCGGCGAGCAGCGCCAACGACCCGATGACGAGACCGACGACGACCTGCGCCGCGAGCAGGATGCCGTTCGCGACGATCGCGATGGTCAGGGCCGTGCGCGTCGAGGGACCGTGGTCGTGGCCGGCGCTCACCGCGCCGTCCCCGGAACGAGGCAGTGCTCGCGCGACCCGACGTCCGTCCTCGACACCACCACCGGACGGTACCGCCGCGCGCGCGACGACGGGCGCCCGTCGCCGGGAACGGGAACCAGCCCCACCGCGGCGCCGTCGTGATCCCCTCGCCGTCGGCGTGCGCTCCCCGCCACCGGCCGACGCTCGCCCTTCGCCGAAGGGTGCGGCCCTAAGGTCGCCGGCCAGGTCACCGGTCCCGGACCAGGAGGATGCGAGTGGACGTGGTGCGGTCGCTGGCGCTGTTCGTCCT includes:
- a CDS encoding patatin-like phospholipase family protein, with the protein product MATRLRVGLVLGGGGVTGLAYHAGALSALEIDLGWDPRDAQLVVGTSAGAVVAGLLRRGVAPTDLAARAVGIEPAGSHAHLSHCLVTQPEMPPFGLRHLLRLPRLPSPALVAATLRRPHRIDPISTFMGLLADGALDGAHHHRELWEALDGDWPALPTWACAVRQRDLRRVVFGRDAEAPFAEAVAASCAVPAYFTKVEIGGSSYLDGGVHSPTNAGVVAGEDLDLVIVSSPMSGRSTSAIGLDAWSRRYAGSKLRRELDLLRARGIPTVVLEPGPDVVEVLGSDVMDGRRLREIVGAALLDAGSQLQAPVTRTLVEGLRHVGGAGPAPSSARRVPA
- a CDS encoding sensor histidine kinase; amino-acid sequence: MRAAPDRTADVGAVRDMSASLRRGYARYQVAIATTAVARRVLDRDAERSPWRDAAIAAIAAGAAGSVVSARLRPADDEVTAWWDALASAGASASGLVAAPVATTPGAWPAASREASAMAQWASAGASLLGGDGPGRAARLAAIAAPYVLWPRGRRSLRRSRRLYEAAAALAVFGISGRTIVGILRSTAAAVDQRSEQVVAERAEVATLEEQARVREVVIAETAARLRSVRRDLTTDRPAAEARARAEERRLRSWLTEEGSGDPALATATAGPATDAADAARRIARFGTIAESVLRSGAAAQLVVEAATARRPMSARLLAAAGVGHAAWSCWRLLGSRSRGPVVAADLGVLGLCGALEVVESRRGWEPGWTRGYSEALFAATGCVPDDRRLGRAAVVGVAAVSGAATLALPADGPPRALAAAERSASAAMSAALGHWFARLVTELGGRMTTATEQLAAVRSAAAAEQIRRDAQYLLHDSALQVLLWVQKPDLSDEQLLAWLDREVDHLERAAAGSIEAPGLATGLDELVRGFRLLGLTAVASLDGDVAPVSTAVGAAALDVCNEGLANVLRHSSDRSPVVRLAAAGDELTVVVTNRVDEPVLDVVAGTGTRAMTDRARAVGGTLEVGPVPDGFRVVARFPLPAGDPTY
- a CDS encoding VOC family protein translates to MTGQVVHFEVPYDDGDRARAFYGEVFGWQIQPVPEFEYNFVQTGPSADTGMPAEPGYIGGGMFQRDAAVDKPIITIDVDDIEAALAAVAEHGGATVREPEKVGEMGIAAYFTDSEGNLMGLWQSVGGG
- a CDS encoding STAS domain-containing protein — protein: MDGRLLELSSEPGDGICRVSAVGEIDISTVDDFRTALTDALADGNGRVDIDLAAITFMGSEGVRALVDARRAGEDRGVGVRVVGASKVVRTVLTLTDLEELLEDGA
- a CDS encoding SpoIIE family protein phosphatase, with the translated sequence MHGPELSTVGGLIPDRGASPEVAAALASVEWGSTELGEPAEWPPALRNIVDVVLGSRFSMWMGWGPELRFFYNDAYGRDTLGVKHPWALGKRASEVWAEIWDDIGPRLDHVLRTGDATWDEDLLLFLERSGFREETYHTFSYSPLVDDADVVGVLCVVSEETERVIGTRRLGTLRRLASDIAGATGAEQAAAVLDVVLAENRADLPFALTYLYGPEDPTVAELLSAGGHEPDGAFAPGRLNEDGLWPIGRAASGLVVVDVDDVAGGMELPTGDWDVPPRQVALAPISEPGSDRPAGVLVAGLNPLRPFDGPYRDWVQLVAGQIAAAVSNLRAFEAERRRAEALAELDRAKTAFFTNISHEFRTPLTLLLGPLEELASTHRDQLAPDVGDRLELAHRNALRLLKLVNALLDFARLESGRLEPDLRPTDLAARTTEIAGMFRSAIEAGGLDLRVDCTAIEGEVLVDVDMWELILTNLLSNAFKHTMDGEIAVTLRATGDRVLLDVEDTGVGIPAEEIPQLFGRFHRVVGAASRSHEGSGIGLSLVRELIDLHDGDVTVTSRPGIGTTFTVSMPLLRPDPRSPAPVPPGTRRSRSVDAHLAEVRQWAVGHEPPVPGAPATTPGDRRRVLVVDDNADMRSYVTRLLGERYEVTTAVDGAEALASIERDRPDLVLSDVMMPGIDGLELVRRVRAMPDGRDLPMILLTARAGPESSGEGLDVGADDYLVKPFSADDLVARVSARLDTASERRRTSALQELAVALRDVTAEDDVVSAVQVCTRSLLGADRVAIAVVDGDMLRCHLPDSAPVEIAQRYHLIDRHSAAPLAVSARDATTIAVGSAGELARSFPESAEDHETAGAAATVVVPLLRAGADPLGAISVSWSGDHAVDEAVQARVRSVAAVVAGSIEQLRIRRRERQIAEEIQGRLLDVDIGSSVGVVTARYEPADESMVVGGDWYDAVALGPGRLGLAVGDSVGHGLPAALVMGQLRSALGAAAVAFDDPADVIDMVDAFAERLDGADCTTALYGVVEGTSEGSRLTWSCAGHLPPLVCTDGRADVLWGGRRKPLGIGGTRGATERRDLPPASLVLLYTDGLVEQPGEPLDASIEELRRSLESIDHLTAAELCEALLTRTRPGAGTDDDVALVALRTTGRTPTRFVDAFTAEAASVPDARQRLRDWIDGLDGNVPDVDDVLLAVGEAVANAAEHGSSYEAGRVVGVEAVRTASGLRVAVTDSGRWERDAAHSTQLGRGRGMRIMERLADELSVTRSRLGTAVVMAFAAPPGA
- a CDS encoding carboxylate-amine ligase gives rise to the protein MAAQHTPEALTMGVEEEFFIVDAASSELAPRSDSLVVAARDELGRAVTRELNRCQVETASAVCRTTDELHDDLVALRRGVQAAAAPLGLAVAAVATHPFSSWEDQEVAGDDRYQRLEDRYQVLARQQVICGCHVHVGVPDADVAIEVMNRSRGWLPALLALSANSPYWHGVDTGFDSYRTEVWTRWPTAGVPPSFEGREDYDARVEELRATGAIDDATHVYWHVRPSERWPTVEFRVCDVCLHVEDAVAVAALTRALVWTAREEARRGDAVSQRSHEALDAAVWRAARYGLGDELVDAEDERLRPAAEVVQQLVDHVADGLRAHGDLEHVQDRVGHILRQGNGAEEQRELVASAGEDPRAVVGELVARTTSASTCR